Proteins encoded within one genomic window of Argiope bruennichi chromosome 7, qqArgBrue1.1, whole genome shotgun sequence:
- the LOC129974841 gene encoding uncharacterized protein LOC129974841 has protein sequence MPLGCVNRNSTMKFQMKISHSLSMNLILSFVVFIALLLIVFPILGAGITDVSSDVHEAQTLLQISDKFLYCFGIQSSEKFPLPGQIYTETLSSVIRSFASQSDGSLSEAEAILFQTSLATSIADNVAVAESQPNNHPPIFPVVLQLISDCFTEITGYPPSNLIRRIETFLPLLLEVTSYEWDSFGTENQGFPSEVRSLGDYVNQTQSKTSLENYKTESTNEIDLPPYDSGPRQTSQSFVENKSLLIVNNSSINDFFSNKEVNKRTEPDQFLNGGKQFFIENDDSFEVNKFENDFGTLQHELKVNQEKYPSVISPAFGNYNYPNFSITSEFSIAFSNALKSSDYISEAFETSLHPILASKAYYKAVYDATLGIKNLNPVSIARIFSMAIKQTFNELTAEQHIMSYGNVVGKYLNSRNLLTPENIMMFSSSYVNFIKSALDSLRISHSKEANIEAIIHGLMNFLVYLKDFDTEDLLDLTTDFADNVFTFTGIRRKIFNSVSPVCDDLIFNQIISNDSNFKSSVGKNYVGVVSKSHIIKNYMQGGILHNSFISKNSKNCSLPSVISFFTYTFSETISLSETLSNAFERRLFGIFLSRDLFSIMYDYFRKLGIDDFSSRHVSGIVSQAVNTSYYAMTPVVITNTISNVIGHKLLDENILLLKNFEHLSDSYVNYLETSFRLYDSNHTSRSVIRLILEGTENFLSSQKTYLADNVEILATYFVRALNSSIKASRDETFSRWPQWDDVSTASDFDFFDQIGDNYIPELNSTTIFSEYILNEIWFYPYLLKLFKLPQITSTSDETFYDHFLNSLFSDGTDNSQPLVDLIKHEIVKNSASPDKFTFAKLFVESLEKFLIARYVLKPENAILMARAFVRAMNDALRRNWDSDYDLKILINTTERFLAKYLIFGLDNTESWSSMFLSELSSHPNFLLSRSINEIAPEILTASGILSTESSTRVNNLASTVRTDILSLNEVNITKFSYNLVFGALQINNDFPKLKSESALTQALLEGVEALIGVINGAYITALDVCDYQNEVIEMCKAILSFLNL, from the coding sequence ATGCCTCTTGGCTGTGTAAACAGGAACTCCACAATGAAGTTTCAGATGAAAATAAGTCATTCATTAAGCATGAATCTGATTCTCAGTTTTGTAGTTTTCATCGCTCTCCTTCTAATAGTTTTTCCTATTCTTGGAGCCGGAATCACTGATGTATCTTCTGATGTTCACGAGGCTCAGACATTGCTGCagatttctgacaaatttctttattgttttggaATCCAATCATCTGAAAAATTCCCACTCCCTGGACAGATTTATACGGAGACTCTGTCTTCGGTAATACGTTCATTTGCTTCGCAAAGTGATGGTTCCCTGTCAGAAGCCGAAGCTATCCTTTTCCAGACTAGTCTTGCCACATCCATTGCTGACAATGTTGCTGTTGCTGAATCTCAACCAAATAATCATCCACCAATCTTTCCTGTGGTGCTTCAACTGATTTCAGATTGTTTCACAGAAATTACGGGGTATCCGCCTTCAAACTTAATACGAAGAATTGAAACTTTCTTGCCGTTATTATTAGAAGTTACTAGTTATGAGTGGGATTCGTTTGGGACGGAGAACCAGGGATTTCCTTCAGAAGTTCGAAGTTTAGGAGACTATGTGAACCAAACACAATCAAAGACATCTTTGGAAAACTATAAGACTGAATCaacaaatgaaattgatttgCCACCTTATGACAGTGGACCTAGACAAACTTCTCAAAGTTTTGTTGAAAACAAGTCTCTCTTGATTGTCAATAATTCGAGTATTAACGATTTCTTCTCAAATAAGGAAGTAAACAAAAGGACTGAACctgatcaatttttaaatggcGGTAAGCAATTCTTTATTGAAAACGATGATTCATTCgaagtgaataaatttgaaaatgacttTGGAACTTTACAACATGAACTGAAAGTCAATCAAGAAAAATATCCTTCAGTCATTTCACCAGCCTTCGGTAATTATAATTATCCCAACTTTTCCATTACTTCTGAATTCTCCATTGCATTTTCTAATGCTTTAAAATCTTCAGATTATATATCAGAAGCCTTCGAAACTTCTTTACATCCGATATTGGCAAGCAAGGCCTATTACAAAGCAGTTTATGATGCCACCCTTGGaataaaaaatcttaaccctGTGTCGATTGCAAGAATCTTTTCAATGGCAATCAAACAAACATTTAATGAATTGACAGCGGAGCAACATATTATGAGCTACGGAAATGTTGTAGGCAAATATCTGAATTCAAGAAATCTGTTAACACCTGAAAACATAATGATGTTTAGCAGTTCATAtgtgaatttcattaaaagtgcCTTGGATAGTTTGAGAATTAGTCATTCAAAAGAAGCAAATATTGAAGCAATTATTCAcggtttaatgaattttttagtgTATTTGAAAGATTTCGATACAGAAGATCTTCTTGATTTAACAACAGACTTTGCTGACAATGTTTTCACTTTCACAGGtatcagaagaaaaatttttaattcagtgtCTCCAGTTTGTGATGATTTaatattcaatcaaattattagtaatgattctaattttaaatcaagTGTGGGAAAAAATTATGTAGGTGTAGTAAGCAAATcccacattattaaaaattatatgcagggTGGCATATTgcataatagttttatttctaaaaattcaaaaaactgttCATTGCCTTCTGTGATTTCATTCTTTACTTACACTTTTTCAGAAACTATTTCACTTTCTGAAACTTTATCAAACGCCTTTGAAAGAAGGTTATTTGGAATTTTCTTAAGTCGAGACCTTTTTTCGATTATGTatgattattttcgaaaattaggCATCGATGACTTTTCTTCACGTCATGTTTCGGGCATTGTATCTCAAGCAGTTAATACGAGTTATTATGCTATGACCCCAGTGGTGATAACTAACACCATTTCTAATGTTATTGGTCATAAATTACTTGATGAGAATATCctgttattgaaaaatttcgaGCATCTATCTGATTCGTACGTTAATTATTTAGAGACTTCTTTTAGATTATACGATTCAAATCATACCTCAAGATCAGTCATTAGATTAATACTTGAAGGCACAGAAAATTTTTTGTCTTCTCAAAAAACATATCTTGCTGACAATGTAGAAATTCTGGCAACATATTTTGTAAGGGCATTGAATTCATCGATTAAAGCGTCCAGAGATGAAACATTTTCACGATGGCCACAATGGGATGATGTATCAACGGCGTCTGATTTTGACTTTTTTGACCAAATCGGTGATAATTATATACCAGAATTAAACAGTACTACCATTTTTtcggaatatattttaaatgagatttgGTTTTATCCCTATTTgctcaaattattcaaattaccaCAGATAACTAGTACTTCAGATGAAACTTTTTATGATCATTTTCTTAACTCTCTTTTTTCTGATGGTACTGATAATTCTCAACCTTTAGTAGATTTGATTAAGCACGAAATCGTTAAAAATTCTGCCAGCCCTGATAAATTTACATTTGCTAAACTGTTCGTTGAAAGTCTTGAGAAATTTTTGATTGCTAGATATGTTTTGAAACCAGAAAACGCGATTCTGATGGCTAGAGCTTTCGTGAGAGCTATGAATGACGCTTTAAGGAGAAATTGGGATTCAGATTACGATCTCAAGATACTTATAAACACTACAGAACGCTTtttggcaaaatatttaattttcggaCTAGATAATACGGAATCTTGGTCTTCAATGTTTTTGTCAGAACTGTCTTCCCACCCAAACTTCCTTTTGTCTCGGTCAATCAATGAAATCGCTCCTGAGATACTGACTGCATCTGGAATACTATCCACTGAATCTTCAACTAGAGTCAACAATTTAGCTTCAACTGTGAGAACGGATATTCTTTCTTTGAATGAGGTGAATATTACGAAATTCAGTTACAACTTAGTATTTGGGGCTTTGCAAATAAACAACGACTTCCCGAAATTGAAATCAGAAAGTGCACTTACGCAAGCTTTGTTGGAAGGTGTAGAAGCTTTAATTGGTGTTATCAATGGGGCGTATATAACTGCTTTGGATGTTTGCGACTATCAAAATGAAGTCATTGAAATGTGTAAAGCTATCTTAAGTTTTCTCAATTTGtga